AGATACAACACTCCGATGCCCTTCGGGCCATGAATTTTATGCGCGGAGAAGGTCGCCATATCCACCGGCCACTGCGTCAGCGGATGAGCGACAACCGGTAGCGCCTGCACCATGTCAGAATGGACGAGAACGGACGGATTTACCGCCTTGATTGCCTGAACGATCTCAGCAATCGGCTCCACTGTCCCAATTTCGTTATTCACCGCCATAATGCTCACGACGCACGTGTCCTCGCGCAACGCGGAAACCACATCATCCACTCGAACGCGCCCGTCTTGATCGACAGGCAGCACCGTCACCTCAGCGCCGATCGACTGCAAAAAGTCGAGCGTGTGCAAAACGGCATGGTGCTCCACTGCGGAGGTGATAATATGCCGCTTCGTCTCGCGACGAGCCAGATAGGCACCCGTGAGCGCACTGGCATCCGCCTCCGTCCCGCCACTCGTAAAGATGATGTCGCGCGGACTGCACCCAAGCCAAGCGGCAATACGGCGGCGGGCGCTATCCACTGCCTGGCGCGCTTGCCTGCCAACCTGGTGAATGCTCGATGGATTTCCGTACTGTCCCTCCAAAAACGGCACCATCGCGGCCCGAACAGACTCCGACACCCGGGTCGTCGCCGCGTTGTCCAAATAAATCATGCATTCTCGTCTCCATTCCTAACACGCGTGGGGCGGGGCTGGGGCGGAGGACCAGGGGCCGGGGGCCGCTGCCGGGTCACAGGTTTGGGCGCCGGGGCCGGGATCCGCTGCCGGATCGTGGGCGTAGGATGTCTTAATAAGACATTGTGGCGCATTCACAGCCCAATAAGGCATGAAAATTACCCTATTTGCCCATTTTCCGACGTTTTTTCATCGATGCGGGCCATTTAAGGCATTTATTTTGTCTAAAAGCCGCCGGATAAACCCAAATCACAAAAATAAGGCACAAAATCGACCTTATTCCTCCCGAGGCCGCCCGGTTTCAACGACCACCCGAATACCGGTAGGCCCGCAGCCCCAGTGGTCGCTCGCTCCCGCATGCCCCCAAGTTCGTCGTGCCACTACATTCCAACATACGCCCAAACTCCTGTGCGCCGCAGGGCTCCGTCGTAATCCCCTTTGGCCCTAGGCGCACTGTCGCGCGTCAAATATAAAACATAAACCCGTGCTCATCGCCAATTCGCATCTCAACCAAATCCTGAAGCGTGACGTCTTCGAGGACATCCGTGATGGCCTTGCGCAAACGTGCCCATAGCGCGTGCAAGCCGTCATCAAAGTCCTCATCGACAATGGTGATAGGGCCCTCCAGTGTCAAGATGATATCCTTCACCACGATGTCTTGAGGGTTCTTCGCCAACACATACCCACCGTAGGCTCCGCGGATACTCCGTACAAATCCCGCATTGCGAAGCGGGGCAATCAATTGCTCCAGATAGTGCTCGGACAATTTCTGGCGTTCGGCAATCGATTTCAAGGAAATAGGGCTGTCCGAACCTTGCTGTGCAAGATCGACAAGCAGCATCAGGCCATAGCGGCCCTTCGTAGATATTTTCAAGCCGTTCCCCCGCAATCATAATTTAATCCCAGTCGTTTACTCAACATTATTATAACAAAAAGCTTGCACCCGAAAAGACGCGCTTCAAAACCTGCGTGATGGTACCTCAGAACCACACTTGCTCTACAACTAATCCGCGTGGCGCGCACCACATGCAAAAAGCGCGATATCCAGCCAGGATATCGCGCGTCTCATTCATCTCAGCGGCGCCCCGCAATTGCCGTGCAACCCAAGGTTTTGATCCTGCTCGCGCAGGTGGGTGTCCTGCCCAAGGAGGTCTCGTGTCCTGACAAGCAGGCGTACGTTACAGTCCCCGGTGACGTCCGGACTCCCTATCAAAAAGGTGTTGGAACAAAACACTGCGGGCTGTCACCAACACCGCAGGGCGTCGTTTTGTTAGTCTTATGTTAACACGCTCACACATCCGTTGGCAAGGTGCGGCTCACAGTGCGATGCCATGCCATGCGACGCACCAGCCGCCAACAGACGAAGGGCAGGCGTCGATTCGTTACTTTTTCTTGATGGACAAGTGTAACATGTCGAGCTGCGCTTGCGAGACGGTGCTCGGCGCCTCCATCAACAAATCCGTGCCGCTCGACGTCTTCGGGAATGCGATGACATCGCGCAGCGATTTGCCGTGGCCGAGCAACATCACAATGCGGTCAATCCCGAACGCAATGCCCCCGTGCGGCGGCGTGCCGTACTCGAACGCGTCGAGCAAGAAGCCGAACTTGTCGTACGCTTCCTCCGGCGTAAAGCCCAGTGCTGCAAACATCTTCTCCTGGATGTCGCGACGGTAGATACGCATGGAGCCGCCGCCGATTTCAAAGCCGTTAAGCACCATGTCGTACGCCTGTGCTTTCACTTTTTCAGGGGATGTCGTGAGGAGATCGACATCCTCGTAGCGCGGCATCGTGAACGGATGGTGCTCAGCCACATAGCGACCTTCCTCTTCGTCGTAGCTGAGCAGCGGGAAATCCGTCACCCAGAGGAACTTATAGACATTCGGATCCGCCAGTCCCAACTCCTCAGCCAGATGCACGCGCAGCGCACCAAGGGCTGCGTGCACTTCCTTGCGGCTCGCTGCGGCGATGAGAATCAAATCGCCAGGCTTCGCCTCGCAGACCCGGACAATCTCCGCCAATTGCTCCTCGGTGAAAAACTTGCCAATGGACGACTTCATCCCGCCGTCTTGCGCAACCGCGATGTAAGCGAGCCCCTTGAGGCCATACGGCTTCACGAAGGCCACCAAATCGTCCAGTTGCTTGCGGCTGTAGGATGCGACCCCAGGTGCCACCAAGGCCTTTACTGTGCCGCCGGCTGCCAGCGGATCGGCAAAGACTCGGAAATCCGTCCCCTTGAGCGTCTCCTCGAGATTGACAAACGCCATGTCGTAGCGCAGATCCGGCTTATCCGAACCATACCGCTCCATCGCCTCGTGATACGGCAGGCGCATAAACGGAATTTCGATCTCGATACCCGCCACATCCCGCAGCACTTTCTGCACCATCATCTCCATCATCGACTGCAGCGCCTCGGCCGAGAGGAACGACGTCTCGATGTCCAGCTGGGTGAACTCCGGCTGCCTGTCCGCCCGCAAATCCTCGTCCCGGAAGCACCGCGCCACCTGGTAGTAGCGCTCCATCCCGGAAACCATCAGCAACTGCTTAAAGATCTGTGGCGACTGCGGCAGGGCGTAAAACTCACCTGCCTGCAAGCGGCTCGGCACGAGGTAGTCCCGCGCACCTTCTGGCGTGCTCTTGGTGAGAATCGGCGTCTCCATCTCGATAAACCCGTTGTCGTCGAGAAACGCCCGAAAGGCCCTGATGACCTGATGGCGAAGCATGAGCATGCGCTGCATCTCCGGTCGCCGCAAATCGAGATAGCGGTAGCGCAAGCGGACCGTCTCATCGACCTCGACGCCGTCCTGAATGTAAAACGGAGGATTCTTCGCCGTGTTCTCGACAACGACGTCGTGAACGACAATCTCGATATGCCCCGTCTCCAACTTCGGGTTGATGGACGCCTCGTCACGCGCCGCAACCGTGCCACGCGCGACGATGACGAATTCGTTGCGCAACTTGTCAGCTGCCGCCATCGCGGATTCGCTCGTGCCGCGGGCGCGATCGAACACAAGTTGAACCAAACCGGAACGGTCGCGCAAATCCACGAAAATGACACTGCCAAAATCGCGGCGGCGCTGCACCCAGCCGCCCAACGTAACAACTTGTCCAATGGGCGTCGTAAGGGTCTGTTCAATTTGATGTTCCCGAATCAACCGTTCTGATGTACTCATGCCTCATGTCCTCCCACTGCGGCGCCTTTAACCCGCTCTTCAATCAAGCTCGCAAGCTCTGCAAACGGCACTTCTTCCTGCTGCCCCGTCGCCAAGTCCTTCACCGTCGCCTTGCCAGAAGCCAACTCCGCTTCGCCGAGAATCACCACGAACTTGGCATTCATCCGATCCGCCAACTTAAACTGCGACTTCATACCACGCCCCTGATAATCCCTATCCGCAGAAATACCTCGGCCTCTCAGCGTAGCCAATACCGCCATCGCCGTGCGCTCGGCACTGGTATCGGCCACCGCGACGAATGCGTCGATCGTGTGTGCATCCGTCAGGCTGCCGCCCTGCTCAGCCAGTACCCACAACGCCCGTTCTATGCCACCACCGAATCCAATACCTGCCGTCGCAGGCCCACCAACTTGCTCCACGAGCCCGTTGT
Above is a genomic segment from Alicyclobacillus acidoterrestris containing:
- a CDS encoding cysteine desulfurase family protein, whose amino-acid sequence is MIYLDNAATTRVSESVRAAMVPFLEGQYGNPSSIHQVGRQARQAVDSARRRIAAWLGCSPRDIIFTSGGTEADASALTGAYLARRETKRHIITSAVEHHAVLHTLDFLQSIGAEVTVLPVDQDGRVRVDDVVSALREDTCVVSIMAVNNEIGTVEPIAEIVQAIKAVNPSVLVHSDMVQALPVVAHPLTQWPVDMATFSAHKIHGPKGIGVLYLRKDIPWRPMLYGGQQEARRRGGTENVAGIVGFGAAVDAITTNFEGRVSHLQHLHQLFFDAITKRCRVVRISPPDAAPTILSVAFPGVRNDTLLMRLDLAGVAASAGSACTAGSLQPSHVIEAIGQTEHLNEAVRFSFSDDLTDDDILQAADIVCSTVEALLP
- the cymR gene encoding cysteine metabolism transcriptional regulator CymR; translated protein: MKISTKGRYGLMLLVDLAQQGSDSPISLKSIAERQKLSEHYLEQLIAPLRNAGFVRSIRGAYGGYVLAKNPQDIVVKDIILTLEGPITIVDEDFDDGLHALWARLRKAITDVLEDVTLQDLVEMRIGDEHGFMFYI
- the aspS gene encoding aspartate--tRNA ligase, producing the protein MSTSERLIREHQIEQTLTTPIGQVVTLGGWVQRRRDFGSVIFVDLRDRSGLVQLVFDRARGTSESAMAAADKLRNEFVIVARGTVAARDEASINPKLETGHIEIVVHDVVVENTAKNPPFYIQDGVEVDETVRLRYRYLDLRRPEMQRMLMLRHQVIRAFRAFLDDNGFIEMETPILTKSTPEGARDYLVPSRLQAGEFYALPQSPQIFKQLLMVSGMERYYQVARCFRDEDLRADRQPEFTQLDIETSFLSAEALQSMMEMMVQKVLRDVAGIEIEIPFMRLPYHEAMERYGSDKPDLRYDMAFVNLEETLKGTDFRVFADPLAAGGTVKALVAPGVASYSRKQLDDLVAFVKPYGLKGLAYIAVAQDGGMKSSIGKFFTEEQLAEIVRVCEAKPGDLILIAAASRKEVHAALGALRVHLAEELGLADPNVYKFLWVTDFPLLSYDEEEGRYVAEHHPFTMPRYEDVDLLTTSPEKVKAQAYDMVLNGFEIGGGSMRIYRRDIQEKMFAALGFTPEEAYDKFGFLLDAFEYGTPPHGGIAFGIDRIVMLLGHGKSLRDVIAFPKTSSGTDLLMEAPSTVSQAQLDMLHLSIKKK